A window from Tissierellales bacterium encodes these proteins:
- a CDS encoding (Fe-S)-binding protein, translated as MNKESSYYIEKCLNSCVDCKKCMKNCPMIENYSSSPKSLLKRLAEGELMESAAYACCQCGYCEAVCPTNTPLMGVFTSIRSEVQNKKSFFSIGKGSLAVGFHQRNSFSSFFTGASKIKSKKAFFPGCSLLSYSEEIVYKTYKHMKNIDPEMGLKIYCCGKPTLDMGKNSKFEERFKSVMQSMKDQGTQELIVACANCYEVFKKYGDGIVVTSLWEWLRDNGVPKKCNYRGNNLKFALHDPCPIRKRNEIHEAVREVLEDIELPFEEFEYNRDKTLCCGAGAMVKLTETKLALKQMEKRANQTECSHIVTYCESCVESMIDGGKPAVHILDLLFNSENIKKRNYEQLIPKTSERWKNRRRGVQRLKEL; from the coding sequence ATGAATAAAGAGTCCTCGTATTATATAGAAAAATGTTTAAATAGCTGCGTTGATTGTAAAAAGTGTATGAAAAATTGTCCTATGATTGAAAACTATAGTTCGTCTCCTAAAAGTTTGCTTAAAAGGTTAGCTGAAGGCGAATTAATGGAATCGGCAGCATATGCTTGCTGTCAATGTGGATATTGCGAAGCTGTTTGTCCTACGAATACACCACTTATGGGAGTTTTTACTTCGATTAGATCCGAAGTACAAAACAAAAAAAGTTTTTTCAGCATTGGAAAAGGAAGCTTAGCGGTTGGATTTCATCAAAGAAACAGTTTTAGTAGTTTTTTTACTGGTGCAAGTAAAATTAAGTCAAAAAAAGCATTCTTTCCAGGTTGTAGTTTGCTATCATATAGTGAAGAAATAGTGTATAAAACATACAAGCACATGAAGAACATTGACCCAGAGATGGGTCTTAAGATATATTGCTGCGGAAAGCCAACATTAGATATGGGGAAAAACTCGAAGTTTGAAGAGCGGTTTAAAAGTGTTATGCAATCGATGAAGGATCAAGGGACTCAAGAACTCATAGTGGCTTGCGCTAATTGCTATGAGGTTTTCAAGAAATATGGAGACGGGATAGTAGTTACTTCATTATGGGAGTGGCTGAGGGATAATGGCGTTCCAAAGAAATGTAACTATCGTGGTAATAATTTGAAATTTGCGCTACATGACCCTTGTCCTATAAGGAAAAGAAATGAAATTCATGAAGCAGTAAGAGAAGTGCTCGAGGATATTGAACTTCCATTTGAGGAATTTGAGTATAACAGAGATAAAACTCTTTGCTGTGGTGCAGGTGCAATGGTAAAGCTCACGGAGACAAAACTTGCGCTTAAGCAGATGGAGAAGAGAGCGAATCAAACAGAATGTAGTCATATAGTGACGTATTGTGAGTCATGTGTTGAATCTATGATAGATGGTGGAAAACCTGCTGTTCATATTTTAGATTTGTTGTTTAACAGTGAGAATATCAAAAAGAGAAATTATGAACAACTGATTCCAAAAACTAGTGAGCGGTGGAAAAATAGGAGACGAGGAGTACAGCGGCTTAAAGAGCTATAA
- a CDS encoding ABC transporter substrate-binding protein yields MKKFRLFMLSIILIAGFCMSGCSSEKTKSSVDIETAAWNEILEDAKGQEVAAYMWGGSEVVNRYMDEYVSPELKSKYDIDFKRIPVTDIADTINQLLAEKEIQKKDGSVDLLWINGENFKNAKENGLLTEKIIAKLPSYELYFDKDSDENKLDFGNETEGYEVPWGRSQLVFTYNTKYVNNPPKSMAELMEFAKKNPGKFAYPAPPDFTGSAFIRLALYELTGGYEKYLGEFTRESLKPELTPLWDYLNEMKPYLWRKGETYPETSGKVDQLYASEEIWITMSYNPLHAEAMIQSGQFPETTRTFVLEDGTLSNTHFWAIPQNSTQKSAALVAIDFMVSPEAQIRKLNPKHWGDQMVIDVSKMSDNQLLEYKNLDLGESTLSSSELEEKALPEMSGRYIQVLEAEWIENVAKN; encoded by the coding sequence ATGAAAAAGTTTAGATTATTTATGTTGAGCATAATATTGATAGCAGGATTTTGTATGAGTGGATGTAGTTCAGAGAAAACAAAATCAAGTGTTGATATTGAAACAGCAGCGTGGAATGAAATATTAGAAGATGCAAAAGGACAAGAGGTAGCAGCTTATATGTGGGGTGGCAGTGAAGTAGTAAATCGCTATATGGATGAGTATGTAAGTCCAGAACTTAAGTCAAAATACGATATTGATTTTAAGAGAATACCAGTTACAGATATTGCTGATACTATAAATCAATTGCTTGCTGAAAAGGAAATTCAAAAAAAAGATGGAAGTGTTGACCTTCTATGGATAAATGGAGAAAATTTTAAAAACGCCAAAGAAAATGGTTTATTGACTGAAAAAATAATAGCTAAACTTCCAAGTTATGAATTGTATTTTGACAAAGATTCAGATGAAAATAAATTGGATTTTGGAAATGAAACAGAAGGGTACGAGGTTCCATGGGGAAGATCACAATTGGTATTTACATACAATACAAAGTACGTAAATAATCCACCTAAGAGCATGGCTGAACTTATGGAATTTGCTAAAAAAAATCCAGGTAAATTTGCATACCCTGCTCCACCAGATTTTACTGGAAGTGCCTTTATAAGATTAGCATTATATGAGCTTACAGGAGGATATGAAAAATATTTAGGGGAGTTTACGAGAGAGAGTTTAAAGCCAGAGTTAACTCCACTTTGGGATTATTTAAATGAGATGAAACCATATTTATGGCGAAAAGGAGAAACTTATCCTGAAACTAGTGGAAAGGTAGACCAATTGTATGCTAGTGAAGAGATTTGGATTACCATGTCATATAATCCACTACATGCAGAAGCTATGATTCAAAGTGGGCAGTTTCCAGAAACTACTAGAACTTTTGTGCTAGAGGATGGAACACTTTCAAATACTCATTTTTGGGCTATACCACAAAATAGTACTCAAAAATCAGCGGCACTTGTTGCGATTGATTTTATGGTTTCTCCAGAGGCTCAGATTAGAAAATTGAATCCGAAGCATTGGGGAGATCAGATGGTTATAGACGTTTCTAAGATGAGCGATAATCAGTTATTAGAGTACAAAAATTTGGATTTGGGTGAATCAACATTATCTAGTAGCGAGTTGGAAGAAAAAGCCCTTCCAGAGATGAGTGGACGATATATTCAGGTATTAGAAGCAGAATGGATAGAAAATGTTGCGAAAAATTAG
- a CDS encoding ABC transporter permease subunit, with product MLRKIRKNIISYSSVFFVLILMLSGIIQGIMQSLQNGGIQNYIELFGKEDFRDSLLLSLRLSIMTTLLAGIFCLILFYSLYCLRESGLNKKARAVKNILLLPVLFPYIVAAFCLFIMFMQSGFLARICFSLGLIDSMSEFPVLVNDRFGIGIILGYLWKTIPFMLLMLYPRLEEIQERWYDLGKVYGANRFEFFVTIVFPMIKNTFVTSVFIIFAYSLSAFELPYFLGQTYPQTLSVYSYLKYTKGPFEGRPEALAANFVLIAIVIIVGIIGWYFYDKGIEEDKR from the coding sequence ATGTTGCGAAAAATTAGAAAAAACATAATAAGTTATAGTTCAGTATTTTTTGTGTTGATACTTATGCTTTCTGGAATTATACAGGGGATAATGCAGAGTCTTCAAAATGGTGGCATTCAGAATTATATTGAATTATTTGGAAAAGAGGACTTTAGAGATTCGTTACTGCTTAGCCTGCGACTTTCAATTATGACTACGCTTTTAGCAGGAATATTTTGCTTAATTTTGTTTTATTCACTGTATTGTTTACGAGAGAGTGGACTAAATAAAAAAGCTAGAGCAGTAAAAAATATATTATTATTACCAGTACTATTCCCCTATATAGTAGCAGCATTTTGTCTATTCATAATGTTTATGCAAAGTGGTTTTCTGGCAAGAATTTGTTTTAGTTTGGGGCTGATAGATTCTATGAGTGAATTTCCTGTACTCGTAAATGATAGATTTGGAATTGGAATAATACTGGGATATTTGTGGAAGACTATTCCATTTATGTTGTTGATGCTTTATCCAAGATTGGAAGAAATTCAAGAAAGATGGTATGACCTGGGAAAAGTATACGGGGCTAATAGATTTGAGTTTTTTGTTACAATTGTATTCCCCATGATAAAAAACACATTTGTGACTAGCGTTTTTATAATATTTGCATACAGTTTATCTGCATTTGAATTGCCCTATTTTTTGGGTCAGACCTATCCACAAACGCTTTCGGTTTATAGCTATCTGAAATATACAAAGGGGCCATTTGAAGGCAGACCAGAGGCACTTGCTGCCAATTTTGTATTGATAGCTATAGTAATTATCGTGGGAATAATAGGGTGGTACTTTTACGATAAAGGAATTGAGGAGGACAAGAGATGA
- a CDS encoding ABC transporter ATP-binding protein, which yields MSIDIRNLKFKYDDKNFELELTNLSIKEGCFHTLLGASGCGKTTLLRLLAGLENHTIGEIKIDQNDVGYIFQEALLLPHLNVLDNVCFGLKMKGIKKKERYDIARRYLKELQIEELGSRYPREISGGQAQRAAIARALVLKPRILLMDEPFSALDEQLRKNMRKLIKRLHNKYKMTIVFVTHDLEESFEVSDVISIMKEGKVLQTGTVDELLNCPKSIKVAEFLGYKNIFEGKVIDGVLTIGDSFKKQIDSENGTKKVLLKSGNFIRSDENKFEMKGIVADVKSNLMGYVLSIENDGYLWELFSSKREELGTKTYWTFDGEPYFFYE from the coding sequence GTGAGTATAGATATTAGAAATTTGAAATTTAAATATGATGATAAAAATTTCGAGCTTGAGTTAACAAATCTTTCTATCAAAGAAGGATGCTTTCACACACTTTTAGGAGCGTCAGGTTGCGGAAAAACAACTCTTTTGAGATTACTTGCAGGTCTTGAAAATCACACGATTGGAGAAATTAAAATAGACCAAAATGATGTTGGGTATATATTTCAAGAAGCGTTGTTATTACCGCATTTAAATGTTCTCGATAATGTTTGTTTTGGTTTAAAAATGAAAGGAATAAAGAAAAAAGAGCGATATGATATAGCTAGAAGATATTTAAAAGAGCTTCAGATAGAAGAACTAGGGAGTCGGTATCCTAGAGAGATAAGTGGAGGGCAGGCACAAAGAGCTGCTATAGCTAGAGCACTAGTGCTAAAACCTAGAATATTATTAATGGATGAACCATTTAGTGCTTTAGACGAACAGCTTAGAAAAAACATGAGAAAGCTCATAAAACGATTACACAACAAATACAAAATGACTATTGTATTTGTTACGCATGATTTGGAAGAATCTTTCGAAGTTTCAGATGTTATAAGTATAATGAAAGAGGGTAAAGTATTACAGACGGGGACTGTTGATGAATTGTTAAACTGTCCAAAATCAATTAAAGTTGCCGAATTTTTAGGGTATAAAAATATATTTGAGGGCAAAGTCATAGACGGAGTATTGACAATCGGGGATAGTTTTAAAAAGCAAATAGATTCTGAAAATGGAACTAAAAAGGTGCTTTTGAAATCAGGTAATTTCATAAGATCAGATGAAAATAAGTTTGAAATGAAAGGTATTGTAGCAGATGTGAAGTCTAATTTGATGGGTTATGTTTTATCGATTGAAAATGATGGATATTTGTGGGAATTATTTAGCTCAAAACGAGAAGAGCTAGGAACAAAAACATATTGGACATTTGATGGAGAGCCATATTTTTTCTATGAATAA
- a CDS encoding TVP38/TMEM64 family protein, with protein METQAKKRNKVWIRLAFVLAILGSYFLIPQVKLQVNQVVMLFSMANIETIKQYILSFGIWAPVISFFLMIFQSLMAPLPAFLITFANAGLFGWLWGALLSWASAMAGASLCFLLARFLGREFVEKLNSKGTLNQIEEFFDKHGKYAILIARLLPFMSFDIVSYAAGLTSMSFWSFFWATGLGQLPATLIYSYVGGMLTGGVKYFVMGLFCLFAISALIFLMKKMANEKKNSEVDMVSQKSHIPENENVV; from the coding sequence ATGGAAACACAAGCGAAAAAAAGAAATAAAGTTTGGATTCGTTTAGCATTTGTATTGGCAATTTTGGGAAGTTATTTTTTGATACCACAGGTTAAGCTTCAGGTAAATCAAGTTGTAATGCTCTTTAGTATGGCTAATATTGAGACTATAAAACAATATATTTTGAGTTTTGGGATATGGGCACCTGTGATATCATTTTTCCTTATGATATTTCAATCGCTTATGGCGCCATTACCAGCTTTTCTCATAACATTTGCAAATGCAGGTCTTTTCGGATGGTTATGGGGAGCACTTTTGTCATGGGCATCAGCTATGGCTGGAGCATCACTTTGTTTTTTACTTGCAAGATTTTTGGGGAGAGAGTTTGTTGAGAAACTAAATAGCAAAGGAACTCTAAATCAGATAGAAGAGTTTTTTGATAAGCACGGTAAATATGCTATACTTATAGCTAGACTTTTACCATTCATGTCATTTGACATAGTTAGTTATGCGGCAGGTCTTACATCTATGAGTTTCTGGTCGTTTTTTTGGGCTACTGGTCTAGGTCAGTTGCCTGCGACTTTGATATATTCGTATGTAGGTGGAATGCTTACTGGAGGAGTAAAGTATTTTGTTATGGGTTTATTTTGTTTATTTGCTATTTCAGCACTTATATTCTTGATGAAAAAAATGGCGAATGAAAAGAAAAATTCAGAAGTGGATATGGTTTCACAAAAGAGTCATATTCCAGAAAATGAAAACGTAGTTTAG
- a CDS encoding NAD(P)/FAD-dependent oxidoreductase, whose protein sequence is MKQYDLVVIGAGGAGITAALTAVGFGKRVALVDKNLPGGECTWSGCIPSKALIHLGKRVHEACKLDFISEALTIELDSVAIMDSVRTTIQNVYAGETPEAFKRKGVDFYRGTARFESQNQLRVESQVITAEKFIVATGTKPAPIRCAVEEGVEILTNENIFKMETIPESMIIVGAGPIAIEMAQVFNRLGCDVGVILRRRHILKKEDAELSRRLKHNLEDEGVHFVDNFKLQAISKSEHGVRLCGEGNKHIETQKVFVAIGRIVDLGELFPSDMEMDWDFKGIRVNKYLQTTQKNIYACGDVVGPYRFSHMAEYQGMLAARNAILPFVLKKRVRYDLIPWVTFTDPELARFGITELQAESILGEGNYKVYEYDYRDLDRAKTEETTNGYIKVIVDKKNYILGVHILGERGGELLHEFKLMADRKIKLTKIQSMIHAYPTYSDAIRQIGKKAYVESLLNNPIVKLLRKDKS, encoded by the coding sequence ATGAAACAATATGATTTAGTAGTTATAGGTGCAGGAGGAGCTGGAATAACAGCAGCACTGACTGCAGTTGGATTTGGAAAGAGGGTTGCACTAGTTGACAAAAATCTACCTGGGGGAGAGTGTACTTGGTCAGGTTGTATACCATCTAAAGCATTGATACATTTGGGTAAGAGAGTTCACGAAGCGTGTAAGTTAGATTTTATTTCGGAGGCACTTACGATAGAGTTGGATTCAGTTGCTATAATGGATTCGGTTAGAACAACCATACAAAATGTTTATGCAGGTGAAACTCCAGAGGCTTTTAAGAGAAAAGGTGTGGATTTTTATAGAGGTACAGCTAGATTTGAATCGCAAAACCAATTGAGAGTGGAATCACAGGTAATAACGGCAGAGAAATTTATAGTAGCAACTGGGACTAAACCAGCTCCAATTAGGTGTGCCGTTGAAGAGGGCGTAGAGATTCTGACTAATGAAAATATATTTAAGATGGAGACTATACCTGAAAGTATGATTATAGTTGGAGCAGGTCCAATAGCTATAGAAATGGCCCAGGTTTTTAATAGGCTAGGCTGTGATGTAGGGGTTATATTGAGGCGCAGACACATATTGAAAAAGGAAGATGCTGAACTTAGCAGAAGATTGAAACATAATTTAGAGGATGAAGGCGTTCATTTTGTTGATAACTTTAAACTTCAAGCAATTTCAAAATCAGAGCATGGAGTAAGGCTTTGTGGAGAGGGAAATAAGCATATAGAAACACAAAAAGTATTTGTTGCAATTGGGAGAATTGTAGATCTTGGAGAACTATTTCCAAGCGATATGGAAATGGATTGGGATTTCAAAGGGATTAGAGTTAATAAGTATTTGCAGACTACTCAGAAAAACATATATGCTTGTGGTGATGTGGTTGGACCTTATAGGTTTAGCCATATGGCAGAATATCAAGGAATGCTGGCAGCTAGGAATGCGATATTACCTTTTGTGTTGAAAAAAAGAGTGAGATACGATCTTATTCCTTGGGTTACATTTACAGATCCTGAGTTAGCTCGTTTTGGAATAACAGAGCTACAGGCAGAAAGCATACTAGGAGAAGGCAATTATAAAGTATATGAATATGATTATAGGGACTTAGACCGTGCGAAAACAGAAGAGACTACAAATGGATATATAAAGGTGATAGTCGATAAAAAAAATTATATTTTGGGAGTACATATATTGGGCGAACGCGGTGGAGAACTGTTGCATGAGTTTAAGCTGATGGCAGATAGAAAAATAAAGCTAACGAAAATACAAAGTATGATTCATGCTTACCCAACATATAGCGATGCAATAAGACAAATTGGGAAAAAAGCTTATGTAGAGAGCCTTTTAAATAACCCTATAGTGAAATTATTAAGAAAAGATAAATCTTAG
- a CDS encoding TVP38/TMEM64 family protein — MKKHNKKLMIFLVIIICFLLFRYFNLGEYFTFESIKGHSGELKAYLNENFALFTIAFILFYIISAALSVPWATLLTMLSGFLYGTILGVFIVNIGATIGSLLAFWAARYLFRDSLKSKYGDRLEKVDKELRENGASYMLFSRLIPAFPFFLINIAAGLTEMSTKRFVWTTMIGIIPGSAVYAFAGESLNSIDSASGILTPQILLAFCFLGLFALVPTVHKKIRYKKNL; from the coding sequence TTGAAAAAACATAATAAAAAATTGATGATATTTTTAGTAATTATTATTTGCTTTTTGTTGTTTAGATATTTTAATTTAGGCGAGTATTTTACATTTGAGTCTATTAAAGGCCATAGTGGGGAATTAAAAGCTTATTTGAATGAAAATTTTGCTTTATTTACGATAGCATTTATATTATTTTATATAATATCTGCTGCACTTTCAGTACCTTGGGCTACACTTCTTACTATGCTCTCAGGATTTTTGTATGGAACTATATTGGGTGTATTCATAGTAAATATCGGAGCAACTATAGGATCATTACTGGCATTTTGGGCAGCAAGGTATTTATTTAGAGATAGTCTAAAAAGCAAATATGGAGATCGATTGGAAAAAGTTGATAAAGAGCTTAGAGAAAATGGTGCTAGTTATATGCTTTTTTCGCGCCTTATACCAGCATTCCCGTTTTTCCTCATAAATATAGCAGCTGGTCTCACTGAGATGTCTACAAAGAGATTTGTTTGGACGACTATGATTGGTATAATTCCTGGAAGTGCAGTTTATGCTTTTGCGGGTGAAAGTTTAAATTCTATTGATTCTGCATCAGGAATATTGACACCACAGATACTGTTAGCATTTTGTTTTTTGGGACTATTTGCATTGGTACCTACAGTGCATAAAAAGATTAGATATAAGAAAAATTTATAA
- a CDS encoding rhodanese-like domain-containing protein: MSKFNKWISMLAVAGILLVGVAGCSSNTDSKTSESNATNTESSVEAETKIEVEYTYENNDYLVDAQWLEENINDENLVIIDARGQKAYDAKHIKNAIPVAWQGLSNMAGKPGDLNWGTVGSDKENLSKLIGSLGINEEKKVVIYAAAQNGWGDDGRIMWTLSKAGLNNVRLLNGGMDYFAQNTSDELLNSEAHEPTAVDFEIKEINEDGNITIDELMKNYNDYKVLDTRAQDEYDGAQKYGEARGGHLPGATLAKYTDLFREDGRLKDKAELEKYFSEELKLNKEDKIVTYCTAGIRSGYMQIVLEMAGYENAKNYDGSYYEWAGSDKTEVEK, translated from the coding sequence GTGAGTAAATTTAATAAATGGATTAGTATGTTAGCTGTTGCAGGAATATTGTTGGTAGGAGTAGCGGGTTGTTCTTCAAATACTGATTCAAAAACAAGTGAATCGAATGCTACAAATACTGAGTCGAGCGTAGAAGCAGAGACAAAGATAGAGGTAGAGTATACATATGAAAACAATGATTATTTAGTTGATGCACAGTGGTTAGAAGAAAATATAAATGATGAAAATTTGGTAATTATAGATGCTAGGGGTCAAAAAGCATATGATGCAAAGCATATAAAAAACGCCATACCAGTTGCATGGCAAGGATTATCAAATATGGCTGGAAAACCAGGGGATTTAAATTGGGGAACAGTTGGTTCTGATAAAGAAAATTTGTCGAAATTAATAGGAAGTCTTGGTATAAACGAGGAAAAGAAAGTAGTAATTTATGCTGCAGCTCAAAATGGTTGGGGCGACGATGGTAGAATTATGTGGACTCTTTCTAAAGCAGGATTGAATAACGTTAGACTATTAAATGGTGGTATGGATTATTTTGCTCAAAATACTAGTGATGAATTGCTAAATAGTGAAGCACACGAACCTACAGCGGTAGATTTTGAAATAAAAGAGATAAATGAAGATGGAAACATAACGATAGACGAACTTATGAAAAACTATAATGATTATAAAGTGTTAGATACTAGAGCTCAAGATGAATATGATGGAGCACAAAAATACGGAGAGGCTAGAGGCGGACATTTGCCAGGAGCTACATTAGCAAAATACACAGATTTGTTTAGAGAAGATGGGCGTTTGAAAGACAAAGCTGAGTTAGAAAAGTATTTTAGTGAAGAACTAAAATTAAATAAAGAGGATAAAATAGTTACTTACTGTACTGCGGGTATCAGATCTGGTTATATGCAAATCGTACTTGAGATGGCTGGATATGAAAATGCTAAAAATTACGATGGATCATACTATGAGTGGGCAGGTAGTGACAAGACTGAAGTAGAGAAGTAA
- a CDS encoding ABC transporter permease subunit encodes MKKNLTINWIVLTLFSLIMILPIVVLLIWSVGQRYSWPYILPEHFTMSWWINVFSDARFYSSLLNTIIIGAMTSIIGLAMSIPIGKYLSKYNSLKSRLLEGIMFLPILISPVVITLGLYKSLSIMGLTGNMFGIIIVHLIPCLPYGIRIIKASYENFDYRYLEQSKFLNAKSYQIRLFVQIPMMWPSFLAGFHLMFLISMSQYVLTLFVGNGRVQTLSTQMYPYLSGGNMSIGAIYSLVFALVAVSFMLILEKILSKRYKRN; translated from the coding sequence ATGAAGAAAAATCTGACTATAAATTGGATTGTCCTCACCTTATTTAGTTTGATTATGATACTTCCAATTGTAGTTCTTTTAATATGGAGTGTAGGACAGCGCTATTCATGGCCATATATTTTGCCAGAGCATTTTACAATGTCATGGTGGATAAATGTATTTAGCGATGCTAGATTTTACAGCTCGCTTTTAAATACTATAATTATTGGTGCAATGACTAGTATTATTGGACTTGCTATGTCCATACCTATTGGAAAATATTTAAGCAAATACAATAGCTTAAAAAGCAGATTGTTAGAGGGAATTATGTTTTTGCCGATACTAATATCACCAGTTGTAATAACTCTAGGTCTTTATAAGAGTTTGAGTATAATGGGATTAACTGGTAATATGTTTGGAATTATAATAGTTCATTTGATTCCATGTTTGCCATATGGTATAAGAATTATAAAGGCTAGTTATGAAAATTTTGATTATAGATATTTAGAACAGTCAAAATTTTTAAATGCCAAATCTTATCAGATTCGATTATTTGTACAAATACCTATGATGTGGCCGAGTTTTTTGGCGGGGTTTCATTTAATGTTCTTGATATCCATGAGTCAATATGTTTTGACTTTATTTGTCGGAAATGGTAGAGTACAGACATTATCAACTCAAATGTATCCTTATTTAAGTGGTGGAAATATGAGTATAGGTGCTATCTACAGCTTAGTATTTGCTTTGGTAGCAGTATCATTTATGTTGATATTAGAGAAAATACTTAGCAAAAGATATAAAAGGAATTAG